The following proteins come from a genomic window of Pseudomonas hygromyciniae:
- a CDS encoding phage tail protein — MGAARKIDIHGAKGGEDKPKTPTEAPDSLRSVAIAKMLIAVGEGEFEGTPTARDIFLDNTPLQDPQGNMNFPNVKWEWRTGAVDQIYIQGIPSVENETTISTELRSGTPWVRAISNTQLSAVRVRFAWPMLQSIDAGGNINGYRIAYKVEVATDGGAYQEVLSEAVDGKTTSTYERTRRINLPKATTGWLLKVTRLTANQNNNKIADTMQITGFTEVIDAKIRYPNTALLYIEFSAEQFRSIPAVTVETKLKKMQVPSNYDPVARSYTGIWDGTFKQAWTDNAVWMTYDITTADRFGLGRRIKPWMVDKWELYRISQYCDQLVPDGKGGQEPRFICNLNLQSKADAWSLLRDISAIYRGMTYWAQGQVFTLSDMPRATDFDFAYTRANVIDGKFTYSSASERTRYSRVLISYDNPANNYDTDVTAVTDQKLQRRYGDNPLEISAIGCTRESEAQRRGKWALLTNSKDRAVTFKVGLDGRIPLPGYVIPIADELLAGRPVGGRISAVNGKVIKLDRDTQAKPGDRLILNLPDGKCEGRTVQLVSGRQVTVTVAYSVVPEPELVWALDADDLAIPLYRVVSVARPEPGVFEISAVQYDPSKFAHIDTGARLEERPISVVPITVVPAPASVNITSNVAIDQGLAINTMNISWPAVAGAVAYDVEWRKDSGNWIKLQRTGSTSVDVTGIYSGAYLARVRSVSAFEISSIWKSSNLTNLEGKVGLPPAVAFLTTTSLVYGIGIQWGFPPGAEDTQRTELWYSESPDLTTAIKLSDFSYPQATHEMHSLLAGASLFFWARLVDRTGNVGPFFPIPGAVNGQASSDQTEYDKYFAEKIGKGALYQSLREEIDLITGDGPGSVNDRLEQAKQELEDLISEVVDALEYVSTKTYAKGDMVRAGQQLFQATTAVPVDTSPPNANYWFNLGTIAETNAAMALEISKNKASIEEVDGKVTATAEKLDGVYALVKSDSAGSEEGSAGDSTSSAGAWSLMSAIAERDFAQSVRSDVLEAKIGQNAASILDVSTASATATSALAERVTTMGAKVASNEAAFKSETTALANADKALAEKVETVQAVSGENTAAIQETNRVLTETDGKVSAMKTLKVETISNGKKVMAGLSMGSDGDTSEIIAFAQRFAIVDEASGQLILPFVVSGGQVFINSAVIQTGMITNAMIGNYIQSNNYVAGVSGWRLSFDGTFEMNGNIAGLGTMRLTNTFLKFIYSNGVVGIDLSL, encoded by the coding sequence ATGGGCGCAGCACGCAAGATTGATATCCACGGCGCCAAAGGCGGCGAAGATAAGCCGAAAACGCCAACTGAAGCTCCGGATAGCCTGCGCTCTGTCGCAATTGCCAAGATGCTGATCGCTGTGGGCGAGGGTGAGTTTGAAGGCACGCCAACGGCGCGAGACATCTTCCTCGACAACACACCACTGCAAGACCCGCAGGGGAACATGAACTTTCCCAACGTGAAGTGGGAGTGGCGCACCGGTGCGGTGGATCAGATCTATATCCAGGGCATTCCATCTGTTGAGAACGAAACCACCATCAGCACCGAGCTGCGTAGCGGTACGCCGTGGGTTCGGGCAATCAGCAACACTCAGCTTTCAGCGGTGCGCGTTCGTTTTGCTTGGCCGATGCTTCAGTCCATTGACGCTGGTGGCAACATCAACGGATATCGGATCGCCTACAAAGTTGAGGTGGCCACTGACGGCGGCGCGTATCAGGAAGTCCTGAGCGAGGCTGTCGACGGCAAAACCACCAGCACCTACGAGCGTACCCGACGAATCAATTTACCGAAGGCGACTACGGGCTGGCTGCTAAAAGTTACTCGGCTGACCGCCAATCAGAACAACAACAAAATCGCCGACACCATGCAGATTACTGGTTTCACGGAAGTGATCGACGCAAAGATTCGGTACCCGAACACTGCGCTGCTCTATATCGAGTTTTCGGCTGAGCAGTTCCGTAGCATCCCGGCGGTGACCGTTGAGACCAAGCTGAAGAAGATGCAGGTCCCGAGCAACTACGACCCTGTGGCTCGATCGTACACGGGGATTTGGGACGGCACATTCAAGCAAGCTTGGACCGATAACGCGGTTTGGATGACCTACGACATCACCACCGCTGACCGCTTCGGTCTCGGCCGCCGTATCAAGCCGTGGATGGTGGACAAGTGGGAGCTCTACCGAATTTCCCAGTACTGCGACCAACTGGTGCCGGACGGGAAGGGCGGCCAGGAGCCGCGCTTTATCTGCAACCTGAACCTGCAGAGCAAGGCCGATGCCTGGTCGCTGTTGCGCGATATCTCGGCAATCTACCGAGGCATGACCTATTGGGCCCAAGGCCAGGTGTTTACCCTCTCGGATATGCCACGCGCCACTGACTTTGACTTCGCCTACACCCGGGCGAACGTCATCGACGGCAAGTTCACTTACTCCAGCGCGTCGGAGCGCACCCGCTACAGCCGCGTGCTGATCAGCTACGACAATCCGGCGAATAACTACGACACAGACGTCACCGCGGTTACTGACCAGAAGCTTCAGCGACGCTACGGCGATAACCCGCTGGAGATCAGTGCAATCGGGTGTACCCGCGAGTCGGAGGCCCAGCGCCGCGGTAAATGGGCGCTGCTCACAAACTCCAAGGATCGGGCGGTCACCTTCAAGGTCGGCCTCGACGGGCGCATTCCGCTGCCTGGCTACGTGATCCCGATCGCGGACGAACTGCTGGCCGGTCGGCCGGTGGGCGGGCGCATCTCGGCGGTGAACGGCAAGGTCATCAAGTTGGACCGCGACACCCAGGCCAAGCCCGGTGACCGATTGATCCTCAACCTGCCCGACGGTAAGTGTGAGGGGCGCACCGTGCAGTTAGTCAGCGGCCGGCAGGTCACCGTGACTGTTGCTTACTCCGTGGTGCCGGAACCTGAGCTGGTGTGGGCGCTGGATGCCGATGACCTCGCAATCCCGCTGTACAGGGTGGTGAGCGTGGCCCGGCCGGAGCCCGGCGTCTTTGAAATCTCGGCCGTGCAGTACGACCCGAGCAAGTTCGCGCACATCGACACCGGCGCGCGCCTAGAAGAACGGCCGATAAGCGTTGTGCCAATCACCGTGGTTCCGGCGCCGGCGAGCGTCAACATCACGTCGAACGTCGCGATCGACCAGGGCCTGGCCATCAACACCATGAACATCTCGTGGCCCGCCGTTGCTGGCGCTGTCGCCTATGACGTGGAGTGGCGCAAGGACAGCGGCAACTGGATCAAGCTGCAGCGCACTGGCTCGACGAGCGTGGACGTTACGGGCATCTACTCGGGCGCCTATCTGGCCCGGGTACGTTCAGTGAGCGCATTTGAGATCTCTTCGATTTGGAAGAGCTCAAACCTGACCAACCTGGAAGGCAAGGTTGGCCTACCGCCGGCGGTCGCGTTCCTGACCACCACCAGCCTGGTCTACGGCATCGGCATCCAGTGGGGTTTTCCACCAGGTGCAGAGGACACCCAGCGCACGGAGCTCTGGTATAGCGAGTCGCCGGACCTGACTACGGCGATCAAGCTGAGCGACTTCAGCTACCCGCAGGCCACGCACGAAATGCACAGCCTGCTGGCGGGGGCGAGTCTGTTCTTCTGGGCGCGGCTGGTGGACCGTACCGGCAACGTCGGGCCGTTCTTCCCGATCCCTGGTGCGGTCAATGGCCAGGCCAGTTCGGACCAGACTGAATACGACAAGTATTTCGCGGAGAAGATCGGTAAGGGGGCGCTGTACCAAAGCCTGCGCGAAGAGATCGACCTGATCACTGGTGATGGGCCTGGGTCTGTGAATGACCGTCTGGAGCAGGCCAAGCAGGAGCTGGAAGACCTGATCTCGGAAGTAGTCGATGCCCTGGAGTATGTGTCCACAAAGACCTACGCCAAGGGCGACATGGTGCGAGCAGGGCAGCAACTGTTCCAGGCAACTACGGCGGTACCGGTCGACACCTCGCCGCCGAACGCCAACTACTGGTTCAACTTGGGCACCATCGCCGAAACCAACGCGGCCATGGCTCTGGAGATCAGTAAGAACAAGGCCTCTATCGAGGAAGTGGATGGCAAGGTCACGGCTACCGCTGAGAAGCTGGACGGGGTTTATGCGTTGGTGAAGTCTGACTCTGCGGGTTCGGAGGAGGGCAGCGCAGGCGACAGCACTTCATCTGCCGGAGCCTGGTCTTTGATGTCTGCTATTGCCGAGCGCGACTTTGCACAGTCCGTCAGATCCGACGTGCTGGAGGCCAAAATAGGGCAAAACGCCGCGAGCATTCTCGACGTGTCCACGGCCTCTGCAACAGCCACCTCGGCCTTGGCTGAAAGGGTTACGACGATGGGGGCCAAGGTTGCAAGCAATGAAGCGGCCTTCAAGTCTGAAACGACTGCGCTGGCCAATGCGGATAAAGCTTTGGCTGAAAAGGTTGAAACTGTTCAGGCGGTCTCGGGCGAAAACACGGCGGCGATCCAGGAGACAAACCGAGTCCTGACCGAGACCGACGGAAAGGTCTCGGCCATGAAGACGCTGAAGGTCGAAACCATCTCCAACGGCAAGAAGGTTATGGCTGGGCTTTCTATGGGCTCCGACGGCGACACATCGGAGATCATCGCGTTCGCTCAACGCTTCGCCATTGTCGATGAGGCCAGCGGGCAGTTGATCCTGCCGTTTGTGGTTTCCGGGGGGCAGGTGTTTATCAATTCTGCCGTAATTCAGACAGGCATGATTACCAACGCAATGATCGGTAACTACATCCAGTCGAACAACTACGTGGCCGGCGTTTCTGGTTGGAGGTTGTCTTTTGATGGGACATTTGAAATGAACGGAAATATTGCAGGGCTCGGAACAATGAGGCTTACGAATACATTCCTGAAGTTTATTTACTCCAACGGTGTCGTTGGCATCGACCTGAGTCTTTGA
- a CDS encoding tail assembly protein has protein sequence MAALAIEYQPMTTILLYGQLRQFGRSFRLSVRSPAEAIKALCVQIPGFERFLSNAKSRGIEFAVFRGSKNLEEKELGYSGSGDIRIAPVICGSKRAGLLQTIIGVVIVALAWWNPLGWSAATALAVGMGGGSMAIGGAIQMLSPQAGGLKTSAAPENTPGYAFGSAKNTTASGNPVPLCYGKRRVGGAIISAAIYAEDQM, from the coding sequence ATGGCCGCATTAGCTATCGAATATCAACCGATGACCACGATTTTGCTTTACGGACAACTTCGGCAGTTTGGCCGTTCGTTCAGGCTATCTGTGCGCTCGCCAGCAGAGGCTATCAAGGCACTCTGCGTGCAGATCCCTGGATTCGAGCGATTCCTGTCGAACGCAAAGTCTAGAGGTATCGAGTTCGCGGTTTTCAGGGGAAGTAAAAACCTTGAAGAGAAAGAGCTCGGCTACAGCGGCTCCGGCGACATTCGTATAGCTCCAGTGATTTGTGGCAGCAAGCGCGCTGGGCTTCTTCAAACCATCATTGGTGTTGTGATTGTGGCGCTGGCGTGGTGGAACCCGCTTGGGTGGTCAGCCGCTACGGCGCTCGCGGTCGGCATGGGAGGCGGCTCAATGGCTATTGGGGGCGCGATTCAAATGCTCAGCCCTCAGGCCGGCGGCCTCAAGACCAGCGCAGCCCCAGAGAACACCCCTGGCTACGCATTCGGCAGTGCCAAGAACACCACTGCATCTGGCAACCCGGTACCGCTCTGCTACGGCAAGCGTCGGGTGGGCGGGGCGATCATCAGCGCCGCAATCTATGCCGAAGACCAGATGTAG
- a CDS encoding C40 family peptidase — protein MRKHIIAAIQAHAAAEYPKECCGLLLAIGRKQKYFPCRNISTEPSEEFRLDPEDYAAAEDLGEVIGIVHSHPDATSRPSPHDLAMCEATALPWHILSWPEGDLRTITPTGHTPLLNRPFVHCAWDCWQVCADWYQREWGLAFDTFQRADGWWEGADNTSLYEANYEEAGFVRVDSPQRGDMIVMQVGRTVHPNHAGIYLGTDPALPEEESGTFGPGPFLLHHLYGRPSEIIVYGGPWHDRTRLILRHKDARCRAES, from the coding sequence ATGCGCAAGCACATCATTGCGGCTATCCAGGCGCACGCGGCGGCGGAATATCCGAAAGAGTGCTGTGGCCTGCTGCTCGCCATCGGGCGCAAGCAGAAGTACTTCCCGTGCCGAAACATCTCCACGGAACCGAGCGAGGAGTTCAGGCTCGACCCCGAGGACTACGCTGCGGCGGAAGACCTGGGTGAGGTTATCGGCATCGTTCACTCGCACCCGGACGCAACCAGCAGGCCGTCACCTCATGACTTGGCAATGTGCGAGGCCACAGCCTTGCCCTGGCACATCCTGAGTTGGCCTGAGGGCGACCTACGCACGATCACGCCGACCGGTCATACACCATTACTCAATCGTCCGTTCGTACACTGCGCCTGGGACTGTTGGCAGGTCTGCGCTGACTGGTACCAGCGCGAATGGGGTTTGGCGTTCGACACCTTCCAGCGCGCCGATGGATGGTGGGAGGGCGCCGACAACACCAGCTTGTACGAGGCGAACTACGAGGAGGCAGGCTTCGTGCGCGTAGACAGCCCTCAGCGCGGCGACATGATCGTTATGCAGGTCGGGCGCACGGTTCACCCGAACCATGCCGGCATTTACCTGGGTACCGATCCGGCGCTACCAGAGGAAGAGTCGGGCACCTTCGGGCCTGGCCCCTTTTTGCTGCACCATCTGTACGGCAGGCCGTCCGAGATCATTGTCTACGGCGGCCCATGGCATGACCGGACACGCCTGATCCTCAGGCACAAAGATGCGAGATGCCGCGCAGAGTCTTAA
- a CDS encoding phage minor tail protein L has translation MALITDIQKLEPGGEIRLFEIDGTEYGADYLRFHGHAIPHTPEELVAYEHSGEDLPAKSIWWQGEEYAAWPVQIEGVSSSSDGTASRPTFAAGNVNGRVTALCLAFEDLLKFKLTVRETLAKYLDSTNFPEGNPTADPTQEALEIWYIDQKTSEDGEAVVWELSSPGEIDNHGLPGRQMTTFCHWAMTNGYRGPDCGYTGAAMFDDEDNPTDDPALDQCKGCLSSCKLRFGENNELSFGGFPAVSLIARS, from the coding sequence ATGGCACTGATCACGGACATCCAAAAACTGGAGCCTGGCGGCGAGATTCGCCTGTTTGAAATTGACGGGACCGAGTATGGCGCGGATTACCTGCGCTTTCACGGGCACGCTATTCCGCACACGCCCGAAGAGCTGGTGGCCTACGAGCATTCTGGTGAGGATCTGCCGGCCAAGTCGATTTGGTGGCAGGGCGAGGAGTACGCGGCCTGGCCGGTACAGATTGAGGGTGTTTCCTCGAGCAGCGATGGCACAGCCTCTCGACCGACTTTCGCCGCTGGCAACGTGAATGGGCGGGTCACCGCGCTATGCCTCGCCTTCGAGGACCTGCTCAAGTTCAAGCTGACGGTTCGCGAGACGCTGGCCAAGTACCTGGATTCAACGAACTTCCCAGAGGGAAACCCGACAGCCGATCCGACCCAGGAAGCGCTGGAGATCTGGTACATCGACCAGAAAACCAGTGAGGACGGCGAGGCCGTGGTCTGGGAGCTGTCTTCCCCTGGCGAGATCGACAACCACGGTCTGCCCGGGCGCCAAATGACGACGTTCTGCCACTGGGCCATGACCAATGGTTACCGGGGGCCAGACTGTGGCTACACCGGTGCGGCGATGTTCGACGACGAGGACAACCCCACGGACGACCCGGCCCTGGACCAGTGCAAGGGCTGCTTGTCGTCTTGCAAGTTGCGCTTCGGCGAGAACAACGAACTGTCCTTCGGTGGATTCCCCGCCGTTTCCCTGATTGCCCGGAGCTGA
- a CDS encoding phage tail protein, whose translation MAIERFIWETEKGAEGDVAQRVRTKQFGDGYEQSVEDGLNNQSQSWPLTFTGAKPRVLLIKAFLDRHKGAKAFLWTPPLGELGLYKCNGYKPVHRGGQVYAITATFQQTFHP comes from the coding sequence ATGGCCATCGAACGATTCATCTGGGAGACGGAGAAGGGCGCGGAAGGGGATGTCGCCCAGCGCGTCCGCACCAAGCAGTTCGGGGACGGGTACGAGCAGTCGGTCGAGGACGGCCTCAACAACCAGTCCCAGTCCTGGCCGCTCACCTTCACCGGTGCCAAGCCCCGGGTTCTGTTAATCAAGGCGTTCCTTGATCGGCACAAGGGGGCAAAGGCGTTCCTCTGGACGCCGCCCCTAGGTGAGCTTGGCCTCTACAAGTGTAACGGCTACAAGCCTGTGCACCGCGGCGGCCAGGTCTATGCCATCACCGCCACCTTTCAGCAAACCTTTCACCCCTGA
- a CDS encoding DUF1799 domain-containing protein: MYSPSVPDAIIGMFGLAPGDLVEEVEVWPCNWPAFLLFNRMSTQWRAGAGGAIGLDYSCIRDVAGFLGIKKKKLPEIFPDLQVLEGEALRVMAEERENSP, from the coding sequence ATGTACTCGCCGAGCGTGCCCGACGCGATTATCGGCATGTTCGGCCTTGCCCCGGGAGATCTGGTTGAGGAGGTGGAGGTCTGGCCCTGTAACTGGCCGGCCTTCCTCCTTTTCAACCGCATGTCCACCCAGTGGCGAGCAGGCGCCGGCGGCGCGATCGGTCTCGACTACAGCTGCATCCGCGACGTGGCCGGGTTCCTCGGCATCAAGAAAAAGAAGCTCCCTGAAATCTTCCCTGACCTTCAAGTCCTGGAAGGCGAAGCCCTGCGCGTCATGGCGGAGGAAAGGGAAAACAGCCCGTAA
- a CDS encoding phage tail assembly chaperone has product MAKIRIAQNATFAAPVLIPIVGSAPEKVEFTFKYRDRAELAALFDEWNEKRKKAQAALGDKPSWSEIVAVDTEQQTQQIKDLVVGWGFDDEYNDDNIVAFVKSCQGAAEAVVKAHEGAYNQARLGN; this is encoded by the coding sequence ATGGCCAAGATCCGTATCGCGCAGAACGCCACTTTCGCTGCGCCAGTGCTGATTCCAATCGTCGGCAGCGCGCCTGAGAAGGTTGAGTTCACTTTTAAGTATCGGGATCGCGCCGAGCTTGCTGCTCTGTTCGATGAATGGAACGAGAAACGGAAGAAGGCGCAGGCCGCATTGGGCGATAAACCGTCATGGTCAGAAATTGTGGCCGTGGATACCGAGCAGCAAACCCAGCAGATCAAGGATCTGGTAGTAGGCTGGGGCTTCGACGACGAATACAACGACGACAACATCGTTGCCTTCGTGAAGTCCTGCCAGGGCGCTGCCGAGGCGGTCGTTAAAGCCCATGAAGGCGCATACAACCAGGCCCGCCTGGGAAACTGA
- a CDS encoding phage tail protein, which yields MGYKIPNGGTFQHAATYAAALAFATITNAAEAVATVVGGTLAAGDIVLLTSGWSKLDSKVVRVKAATATAITLESIDTTDTQAFPVGGGAGTMRKVLTWVQIPQISDVAFSGGDQNYLDVVFLEDDQGKQIPTDKSAASMVLTLADDPIQDFNKVLMKADAGKQVEAARLNLPGNDTLLYGAYTSFSKQPAVSRNNLLTRTVNLALQAEPTRYLTAVV from the coding sequence ATGGGCTACAAAATCCCGAATGGCGGCACCTTCCAGCACGCTGCAACCTATGCAGCTGCTCTGGCGTTTGCCACCATCACCAACGCCGCTGAGGCCGTGGCCACCGTTGTCGGCGGCACCCTGGCTGCGGGCGACATCGTCCTGCTCACTTCTGGCTGGAGCAAGCTGGATAGCAAGGTCGTGCGCGTGAAGGCGGCGACTGCTACTGCAATCACCCTGGAAAGTATCGACACTACCGACACCCAGGCCTTCCCTGTCGGTGGTGGTGCCGGGACCATGCGCAAGGTGCTGACCTGGGTTCAGATCCCGCAAATCTCCGATGTGGCCTTCTCCGGTGGCGATCAGAACTACCTCGACGTGGTTTTCCTCGAAGACGACCAGGGCAAGCAGATTCCCACCGATAAGTCGGCTGCCAGCATGGTACTTACCCTCGCCGACGATCCGATTCAAGACTTCAACAAGGTGTTGATGAAGGCCGATGCGGGCAAACAGGTCGAGGCCGCACGTTTGAACCTGCCGGGCAATGACACGCTGCTGTACGGCGCCTACACGTCGTTCTCCAAACAGCCGGCGGTGTCCCGTAACAACCTGCTGACCCGTACCGTCAACCTGGCACTGCAGGCCGAGCCGACTCGCTACCTGACTGCGGTGGTGTAA
- a CDS encoding phage tail terminator-like protein, whose product MSHAIIASIYEAKLIAWSAARSEKLKIVFENTAYTPAAGETYLRAFTIPGDTASNTLGGDHRLFTGVFQVSIIAPAGTGKTKTNPIAAELTDLFPLYARDTKGPVTVVTMSPVDQGPGITGDSTYTVPVSFLYRADTN is encoded by the coding sequence ATGAGTCACGCAATCATCGCTTCGATCTACGAGGCCAAGCTCATCGCTTGGAGCGCTGCCAGGTCGGAGAAGCTGAAGATCGTCTTCGAGAACACGGCCTACACGCCGGCGGCGGGCGAGACCTACCTGCGAGCCTTCACGATCCCGGGCGACACCGCGAGCAACACGCTTGGCGGTGATCACCGGCTGTTCACCGGTGTGTTCCAAGTGAGCATCATCGCGCCGGCGGGCACCGGCAAGACCAAGACGAACCCGATAGCAGCTGAACTGACAGATCTGTTCCCGCTGTACGCCAGGGACACCAAGGGCCCGGTCACCGTGGTGACGATGTCGCCGGTCGACCAGGGCCCCGGTATTACCGGCGATTCCACCTATACCGTCCCGGTCTCGTTCTTGTACCGAGCCGACACGAACTGA
- a CDS encoding HeH/LEM domain-containing protein encodes MKVIYTDKPGKERGVCYRLLSEFFGVIGAATEVVVDGDAPDIYDAYQAAGIKVSDGKEPESKETDPLKMKVPELKEWLTAKGIAFDATAKKEDLQALVPAE; translated from the coding sequence ATGAAAGTGATCTACACGGACAAGCCGGGCAAAGAGCGCGGCGTGTGCTACCGCCTGCTGAGCGAATTCTTCGGTGTCATCGGCGCCGCTACCGAGGTGGTGGTCGATGGCGATGCCCCGGACATCTACGACGCCTACCAAGCGGCCGGCATTAAGGTGTCCGACGGCAAGGAGCCAGAGAGCAAAGAAACCGACCCTCTGAAAATGAAGGTCCCCGAGCTGAAAGAATGGCTGACCGCCAAGGGCATTGCCTTCGACGCAACCGCCAAGAAAGAAGACCTGCAGGCCCTGGTGCCGGCAGAATAA
- a CDS encoding major capsid protein, giving the protein MPTTQLTDIFVGDYYASLAPVNSPEKTAVYESGIVTRSPVLDAIASGSQGTAEISYWQDLNADEAPNISNDDPNDQGEVGKVTQDSMRARVLYLNKGYGVTDLTAELANSEPQQQIRNRFGTYWTRQWQRYTLGASRGIIASNIANNGGDMVIDAGATISANAFQDAAFTAGDAADQFGAIGVHSVVMNQMVKQDLIEYLRDSDGKIILATYLGKPVFMDDALVYGAGKYLSVFFGQGAFGYGEGTPKVPVELERKPGGGNGGGAEVLWERKTYILQPAGFSWKGSEAQNLSPTATQYASAGNWKRVFSRKQVPFAAVISGTTTP; this is encoded by the coding sequence ATGCCAACTACCCAACTGACCGACATTTTCGTCGGTGACTACTACGCCTCCCTGGCACCGGTTAACAGCCCGGAAAAGACCGCTGTGTACGAGTCCGGCATCGTGACTCGCTCCCCTGTGCTGGACGCCATCGCCTCCGGCAGCCAGGGCACCGCCGAGATCAGCTACTGGCAGGATCTCAACGCTGATGAAGCTCCGAACATCAGCAACGATGACCCGAACGACCAAGGCGAAGTCGGCAAAGTCACCCAGGACAGCATGCGTGCCCGCGTCCTGTACCTCAACAAAGGCTACGGCGTCACCGATCTGACCGCTGAGCTTGCGAACAGTGAGCCTCAACAGCAGATCCGCAACCGTTTCGGCACCTACTGGACTCGCCAGTGGCAGCGCTACACCCTGGGCGCGTCTCGCGGCATCATCGCCTCGAACATCGCGAACAACGGCGGTGACATGGTCATCGACGCGGGCGCAACCATCAGTGCGAACGCCTTCCAGGATGCCGCGTTTACCGCCGGTGACGCAGCCGACCAGTTTGGCGCGATCGGTGTGCATTCGGTGGTGATGAACCAGATGGTCAAGCAGGATCTCATCGAGTATCTGCGTGACTCCGACGGCAAGATCATCCTGGCCACCTACCTCGGCAAGCCAGTGTTCATGGACGATGCCCTGGTGTATGGCGCGGGCAAGTACCTGTCCGTGTTCTTCGGCCAGGGCGCTTTCGGTTACGGCGAAGGCACGCCGAAGGTGCCGGTAGAGCTGGAGCGTAAGCCTGGCGGCGGTAACGGTGGTGGTGCCGAAGTGCTGTGGGAGCGGAAGACCTACATCCTCCAGCCTGCCGGCTTCAGTTGGAAGGGTTCCGAAGCTCAGAACCTCAGCCCAACCGCGACTCAGTACGCCTCCGCAGGCAACTGGAAGCGTGTGTTCAGCCGCAAGCAAGTCCCGTTCGCCGCTGTCATCAGCGGTACCACCACGCCGTAA
- a CDS encoding DnaT-like ssDNA-binding protein, giving the protein MLISERVLVVEHGQGSRFSNSFVALEKLTFYRDYYGFRIPEAEAEQVELLLRAAADINGRQWKGRKAKPEQAMAWPRRDCKIEYQTLSETFVPFELEWGQVRLAVELYADEQGFQIEEPTHCTEPNGRRTRLQRDTPGLRMRPPPYAPSRTQFADFLVMRGLLLVHGRGALN; this is encoded by the coding sequence ATGCTTATATCTGAACGAGTGCTGGTAGTCGAGCATGGTCAGGGGAGTAGGTTTTCCAATAGCTTCGTTGCGCTGGAGAAGCTGACCTTCTACCGCGACTACTACGGGTTCCGGATACCTGAAGCTGAGGCTGAGCAGGTCGAACTGCTCCTGCGCGCCGCTGCTGACATCAACGGTCGTCAGTGGAAGGGCCGAAAAGCCAAGCCTGAACAGGCAATGGCCTGGCCCCGGCGTGACTGCAAGATCGAATACCAGACGCTGTCCGAGACGTTCGTGCCCTTTGAGCTTGAATGGGGTCAGGTGCGGCTGGCGGTCGAGCTATACGCTGACGAGCAGGGCTTCCAGATCGAGGAGCCGACGCATTGCACTGAGCCAAATGGCCGGCGCACGCGGCTCCAGCGAGACACTCCTGGCCTGCGCATGCGCCCGCCGCCATATGCGCCAAGCAGGACACAGTTCGCTGACTTTCTCGTAATGCGAGGCCTTCTATTGGTTCACGGAAGGGGCGCGCTTAATTAA